One Alnus glutinosa chromosome 3, dhAlnGlut1.1, whole genome shotgun sequence genomic region harbors:
- the LOC133863091 gene encoding exocyst complex component EXO84B-like: MATAKTARARGSAAAKENGVKLEEGLSFFKSDKFDADAFVQSRCSLNDKEIKQLCSYLLDLKKASAEEMRRSVYANYAAFIRTSKEISDLEGELSSIRNLLSTQAALIHGLADGVHVDSLSISVSEGNKVNKLLISEDREPSELEKWLLEFPDLLDVLLAERRVDEALAALDEGERVASEAKELKTLTPAVLMSLQTSIIECRQKLADQLAEAACQPSTHGGELRAAISALKRLGDGPRAHSLLLNAHLQRYQYNMQSLRPSSTSYGGAYTAALSQLVFSAIAQAASDSFAIFGKEPAYTSELVMWATKKTEAFALLVKRHALASSAAAGGLRAAAECVQIALGHCSLLETRGLTLCPVLLKLFRPSVEQALDANLKRIEESTAALAAADDWMLTYPPTATRQSGRPSSTSLGNTTVFQHKLTSSAHRFNLMVQDFFEDVGPLLSMQLGGQTLEGLFQVFNSYVNMLIKALPGSMEEEANFEASGNKIVRMADTDAQQIALLANASLLADELLPRAAMKLSPLNQATYKDETHRRPLDRQNRHPEQREWKRRLANSVDRLKDTFCRQHALDLIFTEEGDSHLTADMYINMDGNVDEFELSPSLIFQELFLKLYRMASIAADMFVGRERFAILLLMRLTETVILWLSEDQSFWDDIEEGSKPLGPLGLRQFYLDMKFVICFASQGRYLSRNLHRVVKEIISKAMAAFAATGMDPDSALPDDDWFIDICQEAIERLSGKPKAINVDRDPNSPTASVSAQSISSVRSHGSS, translated from the exons ATGGCTACGGCAAAGACGGCTAGGGCTAGAGGCTCGGCGGCGGCGAAGGAAAACGGGGTGAAACTCGAGGAGGGTCTCAGTTTCTTCAAGTCTGACAAATTCGACGCCGATGCCTTCGTCCAGTCCCGCTGCTCTCTCAACGACAAG GAAATAAAGCAATTATGTTCATACCTATTGGATCTGAAAAAAGCATCTGCCGAGGAAATGCGTAGAAGTGTCTATGCTAATTATGCAGCCTTTATACG CACATCAAAAGAGATATCAGATTTAGAGGGGGAGCTTTCTTCCATCAGAAACCTGCTATCTACTCAGGCTGCTTTAATTCATGGTTTAGCTGATGGTGTCCACGTTGATTCCTTGTCAATCTCTGTTTCAGAAGGTAATAAGGTTAACAAGTTATTGATTTCTGAAGATAGAGAACCCTCAGAACTGGAGAAATGGTTGTTAGAATTCCCTGATCTCTTGGACGTTCTATTAGCTGAGAGGAGAGTGGATGAAGCCTTGGCTGCACTTGATGAAGGAGAGCGTGTAGCTTCCGAAGCAAAAGAATTGAAAACGTTGACCCCAGCTGTACTCATGTCTCTACAGACTTCTATTATTGAATGCAGGCAAAAGTTAGCTGATCAGCTCGCTGAAGCTGCTTGCCAGCCTTCCACGCATGGTGGTGAACTTCGTGCAGCTATATCAGCTCTTAAAAGGCTTGGGGATGGCCCTCGTGCTCACAGTTTGCTACTTAATGCTCATCTACAAAGATACCAGTATAATATGCAAAGCCTTCGCCCATCAAGCACCTCATATGGTGGAGCATATACTGCTGCTCTCTCACAGCTGGTGTTCTCTGCTATTGCTCAGGCTGCAAGTGATTCATTTGCCATTTTTGGTAAGGAACCAGCTTATACTTCTGAGCTCGTGATGTGGGCTACAAAGAAAACAGAGGCTTTTGCTCTTCTTGTTAAAAGACATGCATTAGCTTCTTCAGCAGCGGCCGGAGGTTTAAGAGCTGCTGCAGAATGTGTTCAAATAGCATTAGGTCATTGTTCATTATTAGAAACACGTGGCTTAACACTTTGTCCTGTGCTCTTGAAGCTCTTCAGGCCCAGTGTTGAACAAGCACTAGATGctaatttaaaaagaattgaAGAGAGCACTGCTGCTCTAGCTGCTGCTGATGATTGGATGCTCACGTACCCTCCAACAGCTACACGTCAATCTGGCAGGCCTTCAAGCACATCCCTTGGTAACACAACAGTGTTTCAACACAAACTTACAAGTAGTGCTCATCGGTTCAATTTGATGGTTCAG GATTTCTTCGAAGATGTGGGACCACTTCTGAGTATGCAGTTAGGAGGTCAAACGCTTGAAGGGTTGTTTCAAGTATTTAACTCATATGTGAACATGCTCATAAAAGCATTACCAGGTTCAATGGAGGAAGAAGCAAACTTTGAAGCTTCTGGAAATAAAATTGTCCGAATGGCTGATACGGATGCTCAACAGATCGCATTGCTAGCAAATGCATCATTACTAGCTGATGAACTACTTCCGCGTGCAGCCATGAAACTTTCCCCTCTTAATCAGGCTACTTACAAGGATGAAACTCATAGAAGACCTTTAGATAGGCAAAATCGTCATCCTGAGCAAAGAGAATGGAAGAGGCGGCTTGCGAACTCAGTTGACAGATTAAAAGATACTTTTTGTCGTCAGCATGCTTTAGATCTCATTTTTACAGAGGAAGGTGACAGCCATCTTACTGCAGACATGTACATAAATATGGATGGGAATGTGGATGAATTCGAGTTGTCTCCATCTCTTATATTCCAg GAACTTTTTCTGAAACTGTACAGAATGGCTAGCATAGCAGCAGATATGTTTGTTGGCAGGGAAAGATTTGCTATTTTGCTATTAATGAGACTTACTGAAACTGTTATCTTGTGGCTTTCGGAAGACCAAAGCTTTTGGGATGATATTGAGGAAGGGTCAAAGCCTTTAGGTCCTCTTGGTCTACGACAG TTCTATTTGGACATGAAGTTCGTGATATGTTTCGCTTCCCAAGGTCGTTACTTATCTCGGAATTTGCATCGAGTTGTCAAAGAGATCATATCAAAAGCCATGGCAGCATTTGCTGCAACAGGGATGGATCCCGATAG TGCACTACCGGATGATGACTGGTTTATTGACATCTGTCAAGAAGCAATTGAAAGATTGAGTGGAAAACCAAAAGCCATCAACGTAGATCGGGATCCTAACAGTCCAACTGCATCTGTTTCAGCACAATCAATTTCATCTGTGAGATCTCATGGCAGTTCCTAA